A stretch of Blautia liquoris DNA encodes these proteins:
- a CDS encoding S8 family peptidase: MEKILDEQYYDLVVNNSSLTPDLSANITPINERESILHVYRGNTTDMCTVGKYLYHNFPTFLTLTSLISLNRSGVQSIQSNPYLALFGQGVLVGFIDTGITYQHPAFLHSDGSTRIARIWDQTIQDGPPPLNYTYGTEYTAENINLALESDSPLSVVPSTDTNGHGTAVASVAAGSIDEENSFSGVVPESDLLVVKLKEAKQNLRELFLVPSEAVCYQDSDVMLAIRYLVSTASLLNRPLVICIALGSSQNGHDGEGSTNTYLDYLTQSPQIGVSCAAGNEGSNRRHYYGSVTAPPYQDEIELQISARDTMFSMEIWSNSPAVLTVEIISPLGESTQIIYPRINNCSVYTFTRSQAVVWVNNYLLEQESGSQFILIRLRNPNEGVWSFRVQNINNENYTFHSWLPSGDLISNDTYFVQSSPSTTITSPGNAEHVMTITAYNQNNDTILLNSSRGYTRTGIVKPNLAAPGFELTCAVNSGGYGSYTGTGAAAAHAAGIMAMLFEWGIVRGNYTQVTGNDISNLLMWGAQCTISSIYPNNIWGYGTIDLQNLFDKLSF, translated from the coding sequence ATGGAAAAAATATTGGACGAACAATATTATGATCTGGTCGTAAATAATTCCTCGCTTACTCCAGATTTGAGTGCGAATATCACTCCAATCAATGAACGCGAATCCATATTACATGTATATAGAGGCAATACCACTGATATGTGTACCGTCGGAAAATATCTATACCATAACTTTCCGACCTTTTTAACCTTAACTTCCCTGATCAGTCTTAACAGATCGGGCGTACAGAGCATCCAGTCCAACCCTTACCTGGCCCTGTTCGGACAAGGCGTATTGGTAGGATTCATAGATACCGGAATTACATACCAGCATCCTGCATTCTTACACTCTGACGGAAGCACACGAATCGCCAGAATATGGGATCAGACCATTCAGGACGGTCCGCCCCCTCTGAATTATACTTACGGAACTGAATACACGGCGGAAAACATCAACCTTGCCCTGGAAAGTGATTCTCCTCTGTCTGTCGTTCCTTCTACCGATACCAATGGACACGGTACAGCAGTTGCCAGCGTTGCCGCCGGAAGTATCGACGAAGAGAATTCTTTCAGTGGTGTGGTTCCCGAATCTGATCTTCTTGTAGTTAAATTAAAAGAAGCAAAACAAAATCTAAGAGAATTATTTCTTGTGCCCTCCGAAGCAGTCTGTTATCAGGATTCCGATGTGATGCTGGCAATTCGCTATCTTGTTTCGACCGCATCCTTGCTGAACCGTCCACTTGTCATATGTATCGCACTGGGAAGCTCTCAAAACGGCCACGACGGCGAAGGATCCACCAATACATATCTGGATTACCTGACGCAAAGTCCCCAAATCGGGGTATCCTGTGCCGCCGGTAATGAAGGCAGCAACCGACGTCACTATTATGGTTCGGTCACCGCACCCCCTTATCAGGATGAAATCGAGCTTCAGATAAGTGCACGTGACACTATGTTCTCTATGGAAATCTGGTCTAACAGTCCTGCAGTATTGACTGTCGAGATCATCTCACCCCTGGGTGAATCCACACAGATCATATACCCCAGAATCAATAACTGTTCTGTCTATACTTTTACGAGATCTCAGGCTGTCGTCTGGGTTAATAATTATCTTCTGGAACAGGAATCCGGCAGTCAGTTCATACTGATACGTCTCAGGAATCCGAATGAAGGTGTATGGAGCTTCCGGGTGCAGAATATAAACAACGAAAATTATACATTTCACTCCTGGCTTCCTTCCGGTGATCTGATATCAAACGATACTTACTTTGTTCAATCCTCACCGTCCACAACAATCACCTCACCAGGTAATGCTGAACACGTTATGACGATTACCGCTTATAATCAAAACAACGATACAATCCTGTTAAATTCAAGCAGAGGATATACAAGAACCGGTATCGTAAAACCAAATCTGGCTGCTCCTGGTTTTGAACTGACCTGTGCGGTCAATTCCGGAGGATATGGTTCCTATACCGGGACAGGTGCCGCCGCCGCACATGCAGCCGGGATTATGGCTATGTTATTCGAATGGGGTATAGTTCGGGGAAATTATACACAGGTCACTGGAAACGACATTTCCAATCTGCTGATGTGGGGAGCACAGTGCACGATATCCAGTATCTATCCGAACAACATCTGGGGATATGGGACGATAGATCTGCAAAATTTGTTTGACAAGTTAAGTTTTTGA
- a CDS encoding PucR family transcriptional regulator, translating into MITSQVLQKTIDELKNITRIDLSVLNPDGSIVATTFPEMEVDVKGVDSFVNSAADSQVISDYHFFKVNDNQNVEYVLVAKGNSDDAYMIGKVAVSEIQNLIIAYKERLDKNNFIQNLLLDNLLLVDVYNRAKKLRIDTAARRLVYMIETKNEKDTGAMETVKTIFASHPKDFVTEVEEHSIIIVKELKETDSDEDMKQTAHMLVDMLNAEAMSQVRISYGNPVAEIKDVSKSYKEAKMALEVGKIFYAEKNVVPYSKLGIGRLIYQLPIPLCEMFMTEVFGEDLPDTFDDETLTTINKFFENNLNVSETSRQLYVHRNTLVYRLEKLERSTGLDIRVFDDALTFKIAMMVVSYMKYMRNID; encoded by the coding sequence TTGATTACGAGTCAAGTTTTACAGAAAACAATAGACGAATTAAAGAATATTACAAGAATTGATTTGAGTGTATTAAATCCCGATGGAAGTATAGTTGCTACCACGTTTCCAGAAATGGAAGTCGATGTTAAAGGCGTTGATTCTTTTGTAAACTCGGCTGCTGACAGCCAGGTGATCTCTGATTATCATTTCTTTAAAGTTAATGATAATCAGAATGTAGAGTACGTTCTTGTTGCAAAGGGAAACAGCGACGATGCCTATATGATAGGAAAGGTTGCCGTGAGTGAGATCCAGAATCTGATCATCGCGTATAAAGAGCGTCTCGACAAGAATAATTTTATCCAGAATCTTTTGCTGGACAACCTGCTTTTGGTTGATGTATATAATCGTGCAAAGAAACTACGGATTGATACAGCGGCCCGCCGATTGGTTTATATGATAGAGACCAAGAATGAAAAAGATACAGGAGCTATGGAGACGGTAAAAACAATATTTGCTTCGCACCCGAAAGATTTTGTCACTGAGGTGGAAGAGCACAGTATTATCATCGTCAAGGAGCTAAAAGAAACCGATTCTGACGAAGATATGAAGCAGACAGCACATATGTTGGTTGATATGCTAAACGCTGAGGCAATGTCACAAGTCCGTATCTCCTATGGAAATCCGGTAGCGGAGATTAAAGATGTATCAAAATCTTATAAGGAAGCGAAGATGGCTCTTGAAGTAGGGAAAATCTTCTATGCGGAAAAGAATGTTGTGCCATACAGCAAACTCGGAATTGGTCGGCTGATCTATCAGCTTCCCATTCCTCTTTGCGAAATGTTCATGACAGAAGTGTTTGGTGAAGATCTGCCGGATACATTTGATGATGAGACTTTGACAACAATCAATAAATTCTTTGAAAATAACCTGAACGTTTCCGAGACATCACGCCAGCTATATGTACACCGCAACACTTTGGTATACCGACTTGAGAAACTTGAGAGAAGCACTGGTTTGGACATCCGTGTATTCGATGATGCGTTGACTTTCAAGATCGCAATGATGGTGGTAAGTTATATGAAATATATGAGAAACATAGATTAG
- a CDS encoding response regulator transcription factor, translating to MMNILVCDDDKEIVNAIEIYLSQEGYHVLKAYDGLSAVQILEREEVHLLIIDVMMPRMDGIHATLKVREKSSIPIIILSAKSEDVDKILGLNIGADDYMTKPFNPLELVARVKSHLRRYTKLGNIAAAEGGNVCQAGGIVINDDLKEVSVDGEQVKLTPIEYNILLLLVKNPGRVFSIEQIYEQIWNEEAIGADNTVAVHIRHIREKIEINPKEPRYLKVVWGIGYKIEKL from the coding sequence ATGATGAATATACTGGTATGTGATGATGACAAAGAGATTGTGAATGCAATAGAGATTTATCTAAGTCAGGAAGGGTATCATGTTTTGAAAGCTTATGATGGACTTTCCGCAGTACAGATTCTGGAAAGAGAGGAAGTCCATCTTCTAATCATAGACGTCATGATGCCGAGGATGGACGGAATACATGCAACTCTTAAAGTGCGTGAAAAGAGTTCCATTCCAATAATCATCCTGTCTGCAAAATCAGAGGATGTGGATAAGATTCTGGGACTTAATATCGGTGCGGACGACTATATGACGAAGCCTTTTAATCCGCTGGAGCTTGTTGCCAGAGTGAAGTCACATCTGCGTCGATATACAAAACTTGGTAATATTGCAGCTGCAGAAGGCGGGAATGTCTGTCAGGCCGGAGGAATCGTAATCAACGATGATTTAAAAGAGGTCAGTGTAGACGGAGAACAAGTAAAATTAACACCCATTGAATATAATATTCTTTTGTTGTTGGTCAAAAACCCAGGCCGGGTCTTCTCCATAGAGCAGATTTATGAACAAATTTGGAATGAGGAGGCAATTGGAGCAGATAACACAGTCGCCGTCCACATCCGTCATATTCGTGAAAAAATTGAGATTAATCCGAAGGAGCCGCGCTATCTCAAGGTAGTATGGGGAATCGGATACAAGATCGAAAAATTATAG
- a CDS encoding sensor histidine kinase — MQESNTGNAKKGKNGFFGIPSKIVVGVLQVLCIFIFAFSAAILLLLHNSGWTLNDLGTKAHFYETQAAGEKMDDYLSKVGNIIRLSERFKTDGKINQEVVVDIMHDEIWEPHAQMMDESSFNRETSYTLGQLEKMSKTQIADELNELSQSYYYDPKGVDFETPETKAAIKRIEELSGADIDSFSDKFIYMFKNGKALEEAKGQKTAAGETLAEYAAKNKDTVSLQELYEQLTISMDRYTDTMRILSNTSCFNNSNFRFFLKAGNGHVYTNVPEWKDLKDISKIEPEGDQYICYNRQQGMIDNQGREYPDNEAGRYLSDILSDNPVLDTDEMVYLGMNKAYPEHDELYRTARMLDNFMPYAQVLVVLGIISIFLWMLLLILGTIQAGKNPYHAEIHLYWLDKIPTEIGLAVGILAMIGLAIGPAFLIDEITSYERSMWVYVLSALVAALCYAVFLLIYSSIVRRIKAHNLWEQSLVKKIADLGGGIYKRGKTSTKMILVYGVFIGVNAILIISRSWVFFFFCMLLDALVLLYLMKKAEEKKRVLEGLERIGSGDLEYKVDVTDLSGDNLKLAETVNHVGDGLSAAISDKLKSERLKADLITNVSHDIKTPLTSIINYVDLLKRENFQDPKIKGYIDVLVSKSWRLKQLTEDLVEASKVSSGNVKLEFITINLNELVQQMNGEFDEKFKKSRLSIVPTLTTDALCISADSRHMWRVLENLYSNVVKYGMPGTRVYVETRRDQGKIIFSMKNISENPLNFEADELTERFIRGDVARKTEGSGLGLSIASELTRLLRGTFHIYLDGDLFKVTLSFDEVKELPH; from the coding sequence ATGCAAGAATCGAATACGGGGAATGCCAAAAAGGGAAAGAATGGATTCTTTGGAATCCCCTCCAAAATAGTTGTCGGAGTCTTACAGGTACTGTGTATCTTTATCTTCGCTTTTTCAGCTGCTATTTTACTTCTTCTGCACAACAGCGGTTGGACTTTGAATGATTTAGGGACGAAGGCACACTTCTACGAGACCCAGGCAGCAGGGGAAAAGATGGATGATTATCTGTCAAAGGTGGGCAATATAATCCGGCTTTCTGAACGATTTAAAACAGACGGGAAAATTAATCAGGAGGTAGTTGTTGACATTATGCATGACGAGATTTGGGAACCGCATGCTCAGATGATGGATGAAAGTTCTTTTAACCGGGAGACATCTTACACCTTAGGACAGCTTGAAAAAATGTCCAAGACCCAAATTGCAGATGAATTAAACGAACTTTCACAGAGCTACTATTATGACCCAAAAGGCGTTGATTTCGAAACACCGGAAACAAAAGCTGCCATAAAGAGAATTGAAGAGCTTTCCGGTGCAGATATTGATTCATTTTCAGATAAATTTATCTATATGTTTAAGAACGGGAAGGCTTTGGAAGAAGCAAAGGGACAGAAGACCGCTGCCGGGGAGACGCTTGCAGAGTACGCAGCGAAAAATAAGGATACTGTCTCGCTTCAGGAACTTTATGAGCAGCTTACTATCTCTATGGATCGTTACACAGATACTATGAGGATATTGAGCAATACTTCTTGTTTCAATAATTCTAATTTCAGATTTTTTCTAAAAGCCGGCAATGGGCATGTCTATACAAATGTTCCAGAGTGGAAAGATCTGAAGGATATATCAAAGATTGAACCTGAAGGGGATCAGTATATTTGCTACAACAGACAGCAGGGCATGATAGATAATCAAGGCAGAGAGTATCCGGACAACGAGGCCGGAAGATACTTAAGTGATATTCTATCGGATAATCCGGTTCTGGATACGGATGAGATGGTATATCTGGGGATGAATAAGGCATATCCGGAACATGATGAATTGTACAGGACAGCCAGAATGCTTGACAATTTTATGCCGTATGCACAGGTACTTGTTGTACTTGGAATAATATCCATTTTTTTGTGGATGCTCTTATTAATACTTGGGACAATTCAAGCGGGAAAAAATCCTTATCACGCCGAGATACATCTGTACTGGCTCGATAAAATTCCGACGGAGATTGGCCTGGCAGTTGGGATCCTTGCCATGATCGGATTGGCTATTGGGCCGGCATTCCTGATTGATGAAATAACCTCGTATGAACGTTCTATGTGGGTGTATGTCTTAAGTGCACTGGTTGCTGCACTATGCTATGCGGTATTCCTTTTGATCTATTCAAGTATCGTGCGCAGAATCAAGGCTCATAATCTCTGGGAGCAGAGCCTGGTCAAAAAAATTGCAGATTTAGGAGGAGGTATTTACAAAAGAGGGAAAACATCTACAAAGATGATCCTTGTATACGGCGTGTTTATCGGGGTGAACGCGATCCTTATTATTTCACGTTCCTGGGTATTTTTCTTTTTTTGTATGCTGCTCGATGCACTGGTTCTGCTTTATCTGATGAAAAAAGCGGAAGAGAAAAAGCGGGTCTTAGAAGGACTTGAAAGAATCGGTTCCGGAGATCTGGAATATAAAGTTGATGTGACGGATTTAAGTGGGGATAATCTGAAACTTGCGGAGACAGTCAATCATGTCGGAGACGGGCTCTCGGCTGCAATCTCGGATAAACTTAAGAGTGAGCGTCTCAAAGCGGATCTGATTACAAATGTCTCACATGATATAAAAACTCCGCTGACATCAATTATCAACTATGTTGATTTGTTAAAAAGAGAGAATTTTCAGGATCCCAAAATTAAAGGTTATATTGATGTTCTTGTTTCTAAATCTTGGAGGCTGAAGCAGCTGACAGAAGATCTGGTGGAAGCATCAAAGGTAAGTTCGGGAAATGTTAAGCTTGAGTTTATTACGATTAACCTGAATGAACTGGTGCAGCAGATGAACGGTGAATTTGATGAGAAGTTTAAGAAGAGCCGTCTAAGTATTGTGCCGACACTTACCACAGATGCATTGTGTATATCCGCTGACAGCCGGCATATGTGGAGGGTTCTGGAAAATCTGTACAGTAACGTGGTGAAGTATGGGATGCCGGGGACCAGGGTATACGTTGAGACAAGGAGAGATCAGGGAAAGATTATCTTTTCCATGAAAAATATCTCTGAAAATCCCCTGAACTTTGAGGCAGATGAACTGACGGAACGCTTTATCAGAGGGGACGTGGCACGTAAAACAGAAGGAAGTGGTCTGGGATTGTCTATCGCTTCTGAGCTGACTCGTCTCCTTCGTGGCACCTTTCATATCTATCTGGATGGCGATCTCTTTAAAGTTACGCTGTCCTTCGACGAAGTAAAGGAGCTGCCACACTAA
- a CDS encoding S8 family peptidase, whose amino-acid sequence MAKILDEQYYDLIFNNTVLPQTAADDDITPMNERESILHVYRGDTTDMCMIGRYLYHNFPTIYTLCSLISLQQSGIQSVQLNPYLSLFGQGTLIGIIDTGIDYQHPAFLNRDGTTRIVSIWDQTIQNGPAPGNFGYGTEYNADSINYALRSANPLSTVPTVDENGHGTAVASIAAGNTDTVNNFSGVVPDAGLVVVKLKEAKQNIRELFLVPDNVTCYQETDLLLGIRYLIETADFMNRPISICFALGNSLNGHDGEGSMSDYLDYLIQNPWIGISCCAGNEGNARRHYYSNITNAPYSEEFELRVGNEDHMFSMEIWPNAPAVLTIEVVSPTGETTQMIYPRIMECVPYSFTRSSSELWVNNILLEQESGNQCILIRIRNPVEGVWIFRVSNINSEDFSYHAWLPSGNLISGGTYFLQSSPDTTITSPGNAKHLITVTAYNQNSNSVLIESGRGYSRTGKVKPTLAAPGFELTCAAPLGSYSSYTGTGAAAAQTSGIVAMILEWAVIRGNYSQITGNDISNMLQRAAQRNEALTYPNNIWGYGMVNVNNLFDSLSL is encoded by the coding sequence ATGGCAAAGATCCTTGATGAGCAATACTATGACCTGATTTTTAACAATACTGTCCTGCCCCAGACAGCTGCAGATGATGATATCACTCCGATGAACGAACGCGAGTCTATTCTTCATGTGTACAGAGGCGATACGACGGATATGTGTATGATAGGAAGATATCTATACCATAATTTTCCGACTATCTACACACTTTGCTCGCTAATCAGCCTTCAGCAGTCCGGAATACAAAGCGTACAGCTGAACCCTTATCTTTCCCTGTTTGGGCAAGGTACACTGATTGGCATCATAGATACCGGAATTGATTACCAGCATCCTGCCTTTTTAAACAGAGACGGAACCACTCGTATCGTCTCAATCTGGGATCAGACAATTCAGAACGGTCCTGCCCCTGGAAATTTTGGGTACGGAACAGAATACAACGCCGACAGTATTAACTACGCTCTGAGAAGTGCAAACCCTCTTTCCACGGTTCCTACAGTAGACGAAAACGGCCATGGAACTGCCGTTGCAAGTATTGCCGCCGGTAACACCGATACGGTTAACAACTTCAGTGGCGTTGTTCCGGATGCAGGTCTGGTTGTCGTTAAACTAAAAGAGGCCAAACAAAATATCAGGGAATTATTCCTGGTTCCCGATAATGTCACTTGTTATCAGGAGACAGACTTATTGCTTGGGATCCGTTATCTCATAGAAACTGCAGATTTTATGAATCGACCGATCTCTATCTGTTTTGCTCTGGGCAATTCTCTGAATGGTCATGACGGCGAAGGTTCTATGAGTGACTATCTCGATTATCTGATCCAGAATCCCTGGATCGGAATATCGTGTTGTGCCGGTAATGAGGGAAATGCCCGCCGCCATTACTACAGTAACATAACAAATGCCCCCTACTCCGAGGAGTTTGAACTTCGGGTGGGAAACGAAGATCACATGTTTTCCATGGAAATATGGCCAAACGCACCAGCTGTCCTGACTATTGAAGTTGTTTCTCCGACCGGTGAGACTACGCAGATGATTTACCCGCGAATCATGGAATGTGTCCCTTACAGTTTTACAAGATCCTCCAGCGAGCTCTGGGTTAATAACATACTCCTGGAACAAGAGAGTGGTAATCAGTGTATCCTGATCCGCATACGTAATCCGGTTGAGGGAGTCTGGATCTTTAGAGTTTCGAATATAAACAGCGAGGACTTCTCCTATCATGCATGGCTTCCATCGGGGAATCTGATTTCGGGAGGAACTTATTTTCTGCAGTCCTCGCCTGACACAACGATTACATCCCCCGGTAATGCAAAACATCTGATAACCGTAACGGCATACAATCAAAACAGCAACAGTGTCCTGATTGAATCCGGAAGAGGATACAGCAGAACCGGGAAGGTCAAGCCGACACTCGCCGCTCCCGGTTTTGAACTTACGTGTGCAGCCCCTCTTGGCAGTTACTCCTCTTACACAGGAACCGGTGCGGCGGCGGCTCAGACATCGGGAATTGTAGCCATGATTTTAGAGTGGGCAGTGATCCGGGGGAATTATTCCCAGATCACAGGAAATGATATCAGTAATATGCTGCAGCGCGCAGCTCAGCGCAATGAGGCCCTGACGTATCCAAACAACATCTGGGGCTATGGAATGGTTAATGTTAATAACCTGTTTGACAGCCTCTCTCTTTAA
- a CDS encoding glucose-6-phosphate isomerase, producing the protein MENKCKFDYSKAVKFIRDEETASFEQIANSAKEVLTSKNGQGNDFLGWVDLPVNYDKEEFARIKKAAKKIQGDSKVLLVIGIGGSYLGARAAIEFLRHGFYNNITEQQRKTPEIYYVGNSISSNYIQGLIDVVGDRDFSVNIISKSGTTTEPAISFRIFKEILEKKYGRKEAAKRIYATTDKAKGALKNLSDEEGYETFVVPDDVGGRFSVLTAVGLLPIAVSGADIDQLMEGAASERKRALALPYEENDALKYAAVRNILHRKGKSVEILANYEPSLHYLAEWWKQLFGESEGKDQKGIFPASVDLTTDLHSMGQFIQDGSRIMFETVLNIEQSKVSLELKEEPVDLDGLNYLAGKTVDFVNKSAMNGTILAHTDGNVPNLRIDIPEQNEFYLGQLFYFFEFACGVSGYISGVNPFNQPGVESYKKNMFALLGKQGYEKEREELQKRL; encoded by the coding sequence ATGGAGAATAAGTGTAAGTTCGATTATTCAAAGGCAGTAAAGTTTATCCGTGATGAGGAAACTGCATCATTTGAGCAGATTGCAAATAGTGCAAAAGAAGTCCTGACATCAAAAAACGGACAGGGGAATGATTTTCTTGGATGGGTTGACCTTCCAGTCAATTATGACAAAGAGGAATTTGCCCGTATCAAAAAAGCAGCAAAAAAAATACAGGGGGATTCCAAAGTGCTGCTTGTTATAGGAATCGGAGGTTCTTATCTGGGAGCCAGGGCAGCAATAGAATTTTTGCGGCATGGATTCTATAACAATATCACAGAGCAGCAGCGAAAAACTCCTGAAATCTACTACGTGGGTAACAGCATCAGCAGCAATTATATTCAGGGGCTGATTGATGTGGTCGGAGATAGAGATTTTTCTGTAAATATCATTTCAAAGTCCGGGACTACAACAGAACCGGCAATTTCATTCCGTATTTTTAAGGAGATCCTGGAGAAAAAATACGGGAGAAAAGAAGCAGCAAAAAGAATATATGCCACCACTGACAAGGCAAAGGGAGCATTAAAGAATTTATCCGACGAAGAAGGTTATGAGACTTTTGTCGTTCCGGATGACGTTGGGGGACGATTCTCCGTGCTGACCGCAGTAGGTCTGCTTCCAATTGCAGTAAGTGGTGCCGACATAGATCAATTGATGGAAGGGGCAGCAAGTGAACGTAAAAGGGCACTTGCTCTGCCATATGAAGAAAATGATGCATTAAAATATGCGGCAGTCCGCAATATCCTTCATAGAAAGGGGAAATCTGTGGAGATATTGGCCAACTATGAACCGAGTCTCCATTATCTTGCTGAATGGTGGAAGCAGCTCTTTGGCGAGAGCGAGGGGAAAGACCAAAAAGGCATCTTTCCTGCATCTGTAGATCTGACTACTGATCTCCACTCCATGGGGCAGTTCATTCAGGACGGCTCCAGAATTATGTTTGAAACGGTATTAAATATTGAGCAGTCGAAAGTTTCGTTAGAGTTAAAAGAAGAACCCGTAGATCTGGACGGACTCAATTATCTGGCCGGAAAGACCGTAGACTTTGTCAATAAGAGTGCCATGAATGGAACAATTCTGGCACATACAGACGGCAATGTGCCGAACCTGAGAATTGATATTCCGGAGCAGAACGAGTTTTATCTTGGACAACTTTTCTATTTCTTTGAGTTTGCATGTGGTGTCAGTGGATATATATCTGGTGTGAATCCTTTCAATCAGCCGGGTGTAGAGAGCTATAAAAAGAACATGTTCGCACTTCTTGGCAAACAGGGATATGAAAAGGAACGTGAAGAACTGCAAAAAAGGCTTTGA
- a CDS encoding ABC transporter ATP-binding protein, with product MSSLSLEHIYKKYSNGFEAIKDFNLDIEDKEFIIFVGPSGCGKSTTLRMIAGLEEITEGTLKIGDKVMNDVEPKDRDIAMVFQNYALYPHMTVFDNMAFGLKLRKVPKDQIKKQVTEAAKILDLEKLLDRKPKALSGGQRQRVAMGRAIVRDPKVFLMDEPLSNLDAKLRVQMRTEISKLHERLGATIIYVTHDQTEAMTLGTRIVVMKDGVIQQVDTPQNLYNAPCNAFVAGFIGSPQMNMLDVKISVEGEDVYATIGDHKLKVPASKAKALIDGGYDGKTVIMGIRPENVNDSQMMVEVSKNSVIEAKINVYELLGAEVYLYFELEGFPMTARVDPRTTARTGDTVKFALDMEKVHMFDKETEIVITN from the coding sequence ATGTCAAGCTTATCATTAGAGCACATTTATAAGAAATATTCGAATGGGTTTGAGGCGATAAAAGATTTTAATCTTGATATCGAAGACAAAGAGTTTATCATTTTTGTAGGGCCATCAGGATGTGGAAAATCTACCACCCTTCGTATGATTGCAGGTCTGGAGGAAATCACAGAAGGAACTCTGAAAATCGGCGACAAAGTAATGAATGATGTAGAGCCCAAGGACAGAGATATTGCCATGGTTTTCCAGAACTACGCTCTGTATCCTCATATGACTGTATTTGATAATATGGCATTTGGACTGAAACTTAGAAAAGTTCCAAAAGATCAGATCAAAAAACAGGTAACTGAGGCGGCTAAGATTTTGGATCTTGAGAAACTGCTAGACCGTAAACCGAAGGCTCTTTCCGGTGGACAGAGACAGCGTGTTGCCATGGGTCGTGCAATCGTGCGTGATCCTAAAGTCTTTTTGATGGATGAACCGCTGTCAAACCTGGATGCAAAACTTCGTGTTCAGATGCGTACAGAGATTTCAAAACTGCATGAGAGACTGGGAGCTACTATTATCTATGTAACCCATGATCAGACAGAGGCTATGACCCTTGGTACCAGAATCGTTGTTATGAAAGACGGTGTGATCCAGCAGGTTGATACTCCACAGAACCTTTATAATGCTCCTTGCAACGCTTTCGTTGCAGGATTTATCGGATCACCGCAGATGAATATGCTTGATGTTAAAATCAGCGTTGAAGGGGAAGATGTATATGCGACGATCGGAGACCACAAGCTGAAGGTTCCAGCTTCCAAGGCTAAAGCATTAATTGATGGCGGATATGATGGAAAGACAGTTATTATGGGTATTCGTCCTGAGAATGTCAATGATTCTCAGATGATGGTTGAAGTTTCAAAGAACAGCGTGATAGAAGCAAAGATTAATGTATACGAGCTGCTTGGTGCAGAGGTTTATCTGTATTTTGAGCTGGAAGGATTCCCGATGACAGCACGTGTTGATCCCCGCACCACAGCCAGAACCGGTGATACTGTTAAGTTTGCACTGGATATGGAAAAAGTGCATATGTTTGACAAAGAGACAGAAATTGTAATTACGAATTAA
- a CDS encoding YesL family protein, whose translation MGGIFSIDSKFSQVMSRLFDLMILNFIFIVLCIPIVTIGANITAMYYVTIKMVRNEDSYVFKSYFRSFKENFKQSTIIWLIMLAIGLFLGADIYLVNNVMKGAITNIRYVFYFLILIYAFVLLYVFPSQSRFYNTIKHTFTNSLLFSIRHLPYTILILAIIIAPPVICLYAPGNVFSFYLMFIFLFGFSGITYINSIFFNKIFANYMPPDEDLEQSEDEVIAHMSELDVKQDEPDQIEQDPKDQNQN comes from the coding sequence ATGGGCGGTATTTTTAGTATTGACAGTAAATTTTCCCAAGTTATGAGCAGATTGTTCGATTTGATGATCCTGAATTTTATCTTTATTGTCTTGTGTATTCCAATTGTTACAATTGGGGCGAACATAACAGCTATGTATTACGTAACAATTAAGATGGTACGGAATGAAGATTCCTATGTGTTCAAAAGTTATTTCAGATCTTTCAAAGAGAATTTTAAACAGTCAACCATTATCTGGCTGATCATGCTGGCAATCGGTCTGTTTTTAGGTGCTGATATCTATCTTGTGAACAACGTAATGAAAGGTGCAATAACGAATATCAGATATGTATTTTACTTTTTAATCCTGATCTACGCTTTTGTGCTCCTATATGTATTCCCATCGCAGAGCAGATTTTACAACACGATCAAACATACTTTTACCAATTCATTATTATTTTCAATACGTCATCTGCCCTATACGATTTTAATTCTGGCAATTATTATAGCCCCTCCTGTGATCTGCCTGTATGCGCCGGGAAATGTATTTTCTTTCTACTTGATGTTTATATTCCTTTTTGGATTCTCTGGCATAACCTACATTAATTCAATTTTCTTTAACAAGATTTTTGCAAACTATATGCCTCCAGATGAAGATCTGGAACAATCTGAAGATGAAGTCATCGCTCATATGAGCGAACTTGATGTGAAACAGGATGAACCTGATCAGATCGAACAGGATCCAAAAGACCAGAATCAAAACTGA